Proteins found in one Methylophilaceae bacterium genomic segment:
- a CDS encoding LysR family transcriptional regulator, whose product MKNISLRQIRIFLSAANHLNFSNTAKELHITSPAVSLQIKEMENDIGVKLFNRSNKKISLTSAGEYFLVYAKRIVSTLHEAELIMGTLQGTAFSTLKIGLVSTAQHFLPHLLMAFKAEYPTVQIKIEVRNRQQLIQLLKEGDIDVAIMGRPPKEINNDLAPIAIHPHGFVASPQHPLAFQTKVSASTLNTCELISREQGSGTRFIMEKFLSEHNISPLISMEMSSNETIKLAVTANLGISFMSLHTVAEEIRTKKIIVLDIEDTPVIRAWHVVSLNNRLTSAMATNFQTFMQNRGGEIISNFA is encoded by the coding sequence ATGAAAAACATCAGCTTACGTCAAATACGCATTTTTCTTAGTGCAGCAAACCACTTAAACTTCTCAAATACGGCCAAAGAACTACACATCACATCCCCGGCAGTGTCACTCCAAATTAAAGAAATGGAAAATGATATTGGAGTGAAATTATTCAATAGAAGCAATAAAAAAATCAGCCTAACGTCAGCAGGTGAATACTTTCTTGTTTATGCAAAACGTATTGTCAGCACCCTACATGAAGCAGAATTAATCATGGGCACATTACAAGGCACTGCATTTAGCACACTCAAGATTGGCTTAGTTAGCACCGCACAGCACTTTTTACCCCATCTGCTGATGGCATTTAAAGCAGAATATCCAACCGTTCAAATTAAGATTGAAGTCCGTAATCGCCAACAATTAATCCAATTACTAAAAGAAGGCGACATTGATGTTGCCATCATGGGCAGGCCACCTAAAGAAATCAACAATGACCTAGCGCCAATTGCAATACATCCACATGGATTTGTCGCCAGTCCTCAACACCCACTCGCATTTCAAACCAAGGTGAGCGCAAGCACATTAAACACGTGTGAACTCATCTCACGAGAACAAGGCTCTGGCACCCGATTTATTATGGAGAAATTCTTATCTGAACATAATATTTCACCATTAATCAGTATGGAAATGTCCAGTAATGAAACAATTAAACTGGCCGTAACAGCCAACTTAGGCATCTCGTTTATGTCTTTACATACGGTTGCGGAAGAGATTAGGACAAAAAAAATTATTGTCTTGGACATAGAAGACACGCCAGTCATCCGCGCTTGGCATGTGGTGTCGCTTAATAATCGACTGACTTCAGCGATGGCAACCAATTTTCAAACCTTTATGCAAAACAGAGGCGGAGAAATTATTAGTAATTTTGCATAA
- a CDS encoding type II toxin-antitoxin system HicB family antitoxin encodes MNTMTYKGYAARVEYSDKDECFVGHIAGVRDVIGFHGNSVAELRAAFEEAVEDYLATCLKLNREPNNSYSGQFRLRLKPELHARAAIAAETNGKSLNAWVSEVIERNVVA; translated from the coding sequence ATGAATACAATGACTTATAAAGGTTATGCGGCACGCGTTGAATATAGTGATAAAGATGAGTGCTTTGTAGGGCACATTGCTGGTGTTCGAGATGTAATCGGATTCCATGGCAATAGTGTTGCTGAGTTAAGGGCGGCTTTTGAAGAAGCGGTCGAAGATTATCTAGCTACATGTCTAAAACTAAATCGGGAACCAAATAATTCTTACTCAGGCCAATTTAGATTGCGCTTAAAACCTGAGTTGCATGCAAGAGCGGCAATCGCAGCTGAGACTAACGGAAAAAGCCTTAACGCATGGGTTTCTGAAGTTATCGAACGAAACGTAGTGGCATAG
- a CDS encoding type II toxin-antitoxin system HicA family toxin, which translates to MNATHKKTLEIIFTIPVSKSLEWRRIEALLVAMGCQVIEGNGSRVRFEKDGLIATFHRPHPAKEAKPYQVHDARQFIESLGVKP; encoded by the coding sequence ATGAACGCTACTCACAAAAAGACGTTAGAAATCATCTTCACAATTCCAGTATCAAAGTCTCTTGAATGGCGTCGAATTGAAGCATTGCTGGTTGCTATGGGTTGTCAAGTGATTGAAGGTAACGGCTCAAGAGTAAGATTTGAGAAAGATGGATTGATTGCGACATTTCATAGGCCGCACCCAGCAAAGGAAGCGAAGCCTTACCAGGTGCATGATGCAAGACAATTTATTGAAAGTTTAGGAGTAAAACCATGA
- a CDS encoding mechanosensitive ion channel, producing MMKLIIVIGIIIALMISLKLSTVLVDKSGFGKSVSIYRMKYIKKTIHIALLFIYSAILVMFLSIEYSQVLIFISSIFAVLGVALFAQWSILSNITASLIIFFGFPYRVGDYITVVDKEADISGVIEEISLFHVLIKREGQLISYPNTMILQKPVVQNIRVEEIPPPTDAS from the coding sequence ATGATGAAATTAATAATCGTAATAGGCATTATTATCGCGTTAATGATTAGCTTAAAGCTATCAACAGTGTTGGTCGATAAATCGGGCTTTGGTAAATCGGTCAGTATTTATCGCATGAAATATATTAAAAAGACCATTCATATCGCTTTGCTGTTTATTTACTCAGCCATATTGGTGATGTTTTTGAGTATTGAATATTCGCAAGTCTTGATTTTTATCTCGTCTATTTTTGCGGTATTAGGCGTTGCCTTATTTGCCCAGTGGTCGATTCTCAGCAATATCACCGCCAGTTTAATTATCTTCTTTGGCTTTCCTTATCGGGTTGGCGACTACATTACCGTGGTGGATAAAGAAGCGGATATTAGTGGTGTCATTGAGGAAATCTCACTTTTTCATGTCTTGATAAAAAGAGAAGGACAGCTTATTTCCTATCCAAACACCATGATTTTGCAAAAGCCAGTGGTGCAGAATATTCGAGTAGAAGAAATACCGCCACCAACCGATGCCAGTTAA
- the rlmF gene encoding 23S rRNA (adenine(1618)-N(6))-methyltransferase RlmF → MKPTQIKTALHLRNQHRDRYDLDLLMTANSALKPFVKANKFGDASIDFANPQAVKALNQALLKQYYDVAVWDIPPQYLCPPIPGRADYVHYLADLLAENPHQPSPIRVLDIGVGANMIYPLIGQYSYGWQFVGADIDVNAIKHAQQIVDANSLNDKIELRLQENKNHFFSSIIKKGEHFALSMCNPPFHASLAEAQAGTQRKWRGLGKGGQSALNFGGQSNELICEGGEEAFVIAMMKESKQVATQCRWFTTLVSKATTLPSVYRALQKVGAQQVKTIDMQQGQKQSRIVAWTFVVSSVNN, encoded by the coding sequence TTGAAACCCACGCAAATAAAAACTGCATTACATTTACGTAATCAACATCGCGATCGCTATGATTTGGATTTGTTGATGACGGCAAATTCCGCTCTAAAGCCGTTTGTTAAAGCAAATAAGTTTGGCGATGCATCCATTGATTTTGCTAATCCGCAGGCAGTGAAGGCATTGAATCAAGCGTTGTTAAAGCAATATTATGACGTGGCGGTTTGGGATATTCCGCCACAGTACCTTTGTCCACCAATTCCAGGTCGTGCAGATTATGTGCATTATTTGGCTGATTTGTTGGCAGAAAATCCCCATCAACCATCGCCAATTCGCGTCTTAGATATTGGCGTTGGTGCCAATATGATTTATCCATTAATTGGTCAATACAGTTATGGTTGGCAGTTTGTAGGAGCGGATATTGATGTGAATGCGATTAAGCATGCACAACAGATTGTTGATGCCAATAGCTTAAATGACAAGATAGAACTGCGATTACAAGAGAATAAAAACCACTTTTTTAGCAGCATAATTAAAAAAGGTGAGCATTTTGCATTGAGTATGTGTAATCCGCCTTTTCATGCTTCTTTAGCCGAAGCGCAAGCGGGGACACAACGTAAATGGCGTGGTCTTGGTAAAGGTGGTCAGTCCGCATTGAATTTTGGCGGACAAAGCAATGAGCTGATTTGTGAAGGTGGTGAAGAGGCGTTTGTGATTGCGATGATGAAGGAAAGCAAGCAGGTTGCAACACAATGTCGGTGGTTTACCACATTGGTTTCTAAAGCGACTACATTGCCTAGTGTGTATCGTGCATTGCAAAAAGTAGGCGCGCAACAGGTGAAAACCATCGACATGCAACAAGGTCAAAAACAAAGCCGAATAGTGGCATGGACTTTTGTTGTGTCATCAGTTAATAATTAG
- a CDS encoding YcaO-like family protein, with product MTTTANQTFIPSKDASLESSISTLQSKLLALGIHVEEKSWLNEVEGIWSVHITNRDCPRLFTNGKGASQLAARASALGEFFERLGTNYLWTDFYLGETIANADWVHYPNEQWFLLQGDAWPTKILTPELQQFYNPEGSVAASQLIDLNSGNQKRGICTIPYTRLRDGKTVLFPVNLIGNIYVSNGMSAGNTMKEARTQALAEIFERNIKNRIIAEAICLPDVPEEVIARYPRIAAGIKGLRDAGYGILVKDASLGGQYPVMNVTLLHPEDQGCFASFGAHPRFEVALERSLTELIQGRALDSLTGFVKPGFDREEIADAQNLEIHFVDSSGVISWEFLRSTPDYDFVDWNFGTTTEEDYQWSVNKIQESGHDLYIADFEHLGVYACRIFVPGMSEIYPVEELEWQNNTVGNLVRPYAQRLQDLTETESAKLLEVLMDINFQDDLHVYILIGLCADANMPWQDLRIGELKTLAAIAAGDVDEILDGCEWIAQINDLPTARLKVYSCIADLVQIAQDTESGDIALFESNLALMYGQETLQLALSLFNQETQYFGLNNLGANYEGSKMHQQLLAAYQKVRAPQQV from the coding sequence ATGACAACCACTGCCAATCAAACCTTTATTCCTAGCAAAGATGCCTCGTTAGAGTCTTCCATTAGCACCCTGCAAAGCAAGTTATTAGCGCTTGGCATTCATGTCGAAGAAAAGTCATGGCTAAATGAAGTTGAAGGCATTTGGTCTGTGCATATTACCAATCGTGATTGTCCACGTTTATTTACCAATGGCAAAGGCGCGTCCCAATTAGCCGCGCGCGCCAGTGCCTTGGGTGAATTTTTTGAGCGCTTAGGCACTAATTATTTATGGACAGATTTTTATCTGGGCGAAACCATAGCCAATGCTGATTGGGTGCATTATCCAAATGAACAATGGTTTCTATTACAAGGCGATGCCTGGCCAACTAAGATACTGACGCCAGAATTACAACAATTTTATAACCCAGAAGGTAGCGTTGCTGCCAGCCAATTGATTGATTTAAATTCTGGCAATCAAAAGCGTGGTATTTGCACCATTCCTTATACGCGTTTGCGTGACGGCAAAACCGTTTTATTTCCAGTTAATTTAATTGGCAACATTTATGTGAGCAATGGCATGAGTGCGGGCAATACAATGAAAGAAGCACGTACTCAAGCTTTAGCAGAAATTTTCGAACGTAACATTAAAAACAGAATTATTGCAGAAGCCATTTGTTTGCCCGATGTGCCAGAAGAAGTGATTGCTCGCTATCCACGTATAGCAGCAGGCATAAAGGGTTTGCGTGATGCGGGTTATGGCATTTTAGTTAAAGATGCATCGCTTGGCGGTCAATATCCTGTGATGAATGTGACTTTATTACATCCCGAAGATCAAGGTTGTTTTGCCAGTTTTGGCGCACATCCGCGTTTTGAAGTGGCATTAGAGCGTTCACTGACTGAGCTCATTCAAGGCCGCGCTTTAGATAGCTTAACTGGATTTGTTAAACCGGGTTTTGATAGGGAAGAAATTGCCGATGCACAAAATTTAGAAATTCACTTTGTGGATTCTAGCGGTGTCATTAGCTGGGAGTTTTTACGCAGCACACCCGATTATGATTTTGTTGATTGGAACTTCGGCACCACGACGGAAGAAGATTACCAGTGGAGCGTCAATAAGATTCAGGAAAGCGGACATGATTTATATATTGCCGATTTTGAACATTTAGGGGTGTATGCTTGCCGTATTTTTGTACCCGGCATGAGCGAAATTTATCCAGTAGAAGAATTGGAATGGCAAAATAATACGGTTGGTAATCTAGTGCGACCTTATGCCCAACGCTTACAGGATTTAACAGAAACAGAGTCTGCTAAGCTATTGGAAGTATTGATGGACATTAATTTTCAAGATGACTTGCACGTTTATATTTTGATTGGCCTGTGTGCCGATGCCAATATGCCGTGGCAAGATTTACGAATTGGTGAGCTGAAAACGCTAGCCGCCATTGCAGCAGGTGATGTAGATGAAATTTTAGATGGCTGTGAGTGGATTGCACAAATTAATGATTTGCCAACGGCGCGCTTGAAAGTGTATAGCTGTATTGCCGACCTTGTGCAAATTGCCCAAGACACCGAAAGCGGCGACATTGCTTTATTTGAATCTAATCTAGCGTTGATGTACGGCCAAGAAACCCTACAACTAGCACTGAGCTTATTTAATCAAGAAACCCAATATTTTGGCCTCAATAATTTAGGCGCCAATTATGAAGGTAGCAAGATGCATCAACAATTATTAGCGGCTTATCAAAAAGTGAGAGCGCCTCAGCAGGTTTAA
- a CDS encoding dodecin domain-containing protein, translating to MSTAHTYKKIELVGSSTVGTDDAIQNAIAKAAKTIKHMDWFEVTETRGHIVDGNIAHYQVTLKIGFRIAD from the coding sequence ATGTCTACAGCACATACTTATAAGAAAATCGAACTCGTCGGTAGCTCAACGGTTGGCACTGACGATGCGATTCAAAATGCCATTGCCAAAGCAGCTAAAACCATCAAGCACATGGATTGGTTTGAAGTAACAGAAACGCGCGGTCATATTGTGGATGGTAACATTGCGCATTATCAAGTCACACTTAAAATAGGTTTTAGAATTGCAGATTAA
- a CDS encoding bifunctional (p)ppGpp synthetase/guanosine-3',5'-bis(diphosphate) 3'-pyrophosphohydrolase — MIHGSSALQIPALSDEDTQAWIASLSNSFTASEVEVISQACQLASLAYSNNTEKTGAPLMHHATGTAAILMSLNLDAEAIAATILYATPRHIDNWQETLNSRFGSSISNLVAGLMQIEQVQAFGSIDTINQKDKGKNDQNHQVESLRKMLLAMVQDIRVVLIKLAERTQTLRSLTKADKSLQQQTAKEIQGVYAPLANRLGVWQLKWEMEDLSLRYLEPQLYKQVAQSLDARRLDREQYIQHVEQQLKQQLTQAGITAEVSGRPKHIYSIINKMRRKNLHFEQLYDVRAVRILVDNIEQCYTALSIVQALWQTIPGEFDDYIAKPKSNGYRSLHTAVHGPEGLALEVQIRTHEMHAFSELGVAAHWRYKEGGKTDIALDEKIALLRQILSWKEEPKDSDDLLAQFNTALFKENVYVFTPQGKVIDLPKDATPVDFAYALHTDLGHRTRGAKVDGHIVPLHYKLQNAQHVEILTHKIGAPSRDWLSPTLGYLKTSSARAKVRYWFKHQHAEEHISQGRTKLDKELHRSGVGAINQEKIAQKLHFNKLDDCLNAIGRGDISEHQIANAIQEVVNPKSTEKATHQVAHKTFAHTAPTEVILEGVGNLQTNLARCCNPVYPDAIIAYVTRDRGVTVHRQHCSFIKRLEPNRHERLLKAQWQQKKS, encoded by the coding sequence ATGATTCACGGTTCTAGTGCACTACAAATTCCTGCATTATCTGATGAAGATACGCAGGCATGGATAGCATCTTTATCCAATAGCTTCACAGCTTCAGAGGTAGAAGTCATTAGCCAAGCTTGTCAGCTAGCAAGCTTGGCTTATAGCAACAATACAGAAAAAACGGGCGCGCCTCTCATGCATCATGCAACTGGGACAGCGGCTATTCTGATGAGCTTAAATCTTGATGCAGAAGCCATTGCTGCTACTATTTTGTATGCCACTCCTCGCCATATCGATAATTGGCAGGAAACACTTAACAGCCGTTTTGGTTCATCTATTAGCAACTTAGTCGCTGGCTTAATGCAGATAGAACAAGTGCAGGCGTTTGGTTCGATAGACACAATTAACCAAAAAGACAAAGGTAAAAATGACCAAAACCATCAGGTAGAAAGTCTGCGCAAAATGCTATTGGCAATGGTGCAAGATATTCGGGTAGTGTTGATTAAATTGGCAGAACGCACACAAACTTTACGCAGCCTGACCAAGGCAGACAAAAGCCTGCAACAGCAAACGGCCAAAGAAATTCAGGGTGTCTATGCCCCGCTGGCTAATCGGCTAGGCGTATGGCAATTAAAGTGGGAGATGGAAGATCTTTCGCTACGTTATCTCGAGCCACAACTATACAAACAAGTTGCCCAATCATTGGATGCGCGCCGCTTAGATCGCGAGCAATATATTCAACATGTTGAGCAACAGCTAAAACAACAGTTGACGCAAGCTGGTATAACAGCTGAGGTTTCTGGACGACCCAAACATATCTATAGCATTATTAATAAAATGCGCCGCAAAAATCTGCATTTTGAGCAATTGTATGATGTGCGTGCTGTTCGCATATTGGTTGACAATATTGAGCAATGTTATACCGCACTGAGTATTGTTCAAGCGTTATGGCAGACCATACCTGGTGAATTTGACGACTATATTGCTAAACCCAAAAGCAATGGCTACCGCTCTCTACACACTGCCGTTCATGGCCCGGAGGGACTGGCATTAGAAGTACAAATTAGGACGCATGAAATGCATGCGTTTTCTGAGCTTGGTGTGGCAGCGCATTGGCGCTATAAAGAGGGTGGTAAAACCGATATCGCATTAGATGAAAAGATTGCTTTATTGCGCCAAATCCTGTCTTGGAAAGAAGAGCCTAAAGATAGCGATGATTTATTAGCACAATTTAATACGGCGCTTTTTAAAGAAAATGTGTATGTTTTTACCCCGCAAGGTAAGGTGATTGATTTACCAAAAGATGCCACGCCCGTTGATTTTGCATACGCATTGCATACTGATTTAGGCCATCGCACCCGCGGTGCCAAAGTGGATGGGCATATTGTGCCTCTGCATTACAAATTGCAAAATGCACAACATGTAGAAATTTTGACGCATAAAATAGGGGCGCCAAGTCGTGATTGGTTGAGTCCAACGCTCGGTTATTTAAAAACAAGTAGTGCACGTGCAAAAGTGCGTTATTGGTTTAAACATCAACATGCCGAAGAACATATTTCTCAAGGTCGTACCAAACTAGACAAAGAACTGCATCGTTCTGGTGTTGGTGCGATTAATCAAGAAAAAATTGCGCAAAAGCTACATTTTAATAAGCTTGATGATTGCTTAAATGCAATTGGACGAGGCGATATAAGCGAGCATCAAATCGCCAACGCGATTCAAGAGGTTGTCAATCCAAAGTCGACTGAGAAGGCCACGCATCAAGTCGCGCACAAAACATTCGCTCACACTGCACCAACAGAAGTCATATTAGAAGGTGTTGGCAACCTACAAACCAATCTAGCCAGATGTTGTAATCCCGTCTATCCCGATGCCATTATTGCGTATGTCACCCGTGATCGTGGTGTAACGGTGCATCGTCAGCACTGTAGCTTTATTAAGCGATTAGAGCCTAATCGTCATGAACGTTTGCTAAAAGCCCAATGGCAACAAAAGAAGAGTTAA
- a CDS encoding glycosyltransferase family 4 protein translates to MCKVLVIGYVWPEPNSSAAGYQMLAILRAYRQQGWQVTFATPAQKTEHMVDLSDDGIVSQAITLNSDSVDDYLKCYQPDIVHFDRFMMEEQFGWRVDQHCPNALKILDTVDLQFLRGARQAAHKANREVSQQDLVSDVAKREIAAILRCDLSLIISSYEMQLLISQFNINASLLHHLPFLVDLDALPRTTKSFEQRQHFMTIGNFRHAPNWDAVLYLQSIWPLIRKRLPQAELHIYGSYPPPKATALNNVKTGFLIKGWAENADTVMESARVCLAPLRFGAGLKGKLLDAMMVQTPSVTTSIGAEGMSIPEVPWPGVIADDGADFVDAAVRLYGDKKAWQVAQSHTLPHLQQLFDGEKIAKQLIEKITQVQQNLVPHRLHNFTGAMLKHHTMTSTKYLSQWIMEKNKSA, encoded by the coding sequence ATGTGTAAAGTATTAGTCATTGGCTATGTGTGGCCAGAACCCAATTCATCCGCCGCTGGCTATCAGATGCTGGCTATTTTACGGGCTTATCGACAACAAGGATGGCAAGTGACTTTTGCTACACCTGCACAAAAAACAGAACATATGGTTGATTTATCCGATGATGGGATAGTCAGTCAAGCCATTACACTCAATAGCGATAGTGTTGATGATTACTTGAAATGTTATCAACCAGATATTGTGCATTTTGACCGTTTTATGATGGAAGAACAGTTTGGTTGGCGAGTGGATCAACACTGTCCAAATGCGCTAAAAATATTGGATACCGTCGATTTGCAATTTCTACGCGGTGCTCGGCAAGCAGCGCACAAAGCAAACCGCGAAGTGAGCCAACAGGATTTAGTCAGTGATGTAGCCAAGCGTGAAATTGCGGCTATTTTACGCTGTGATTTGTCCTTAATTATCTCGTCTTATGAAATGCAATTATTAATCAGCCAATTCAATATCAATGCCAGCTTATTGCACCATTTGCCTTTTTTGGTTGATTTGGATGCTTTACCAAGGACAACAAAAAGCTTCGAACAGCGACAACATTTTATGACGATTGGTAATTTTCGGCATGCGCCGAATTGGGACGCGGTGTTGTATTTGCAATCTATTTGGCCATTGATTAGAAAACGATTGCCTCAAGCAGAATTGCATATTTACGGTTCTTATCCGCCACCAAAAGCAACTGCGTTAAATAATGTGAAAACGGGATTTTTAATCAAAGGCTGGGCGGAGAATGCTGATACCGTGATGGAAAGCGCACGCGTTTGCTTAGCCCCGCTTCGCTTTGGCGCTGGTTTAAAAGGCAAATTATTAGATGCGATGATGGTGCAAACGCCGAGTGTGACGACGTCGATTGGTGCTGAAGGCATGTCGATACCAGAAGTGCCATGGCCTGGCGTTATTGCTGATGATGGTGCAGATTTTGTTGATGCGGCAGTACGATTATATGGAGACAAAAAGGCGTGGCAAGTCGCACAAAGCCATACATTACCGCATTTACAACAGCTGTTTGATGGTGAAAAAATAGCCAAACAACTCATTGAAAAAATCACTCAAGTGCAACAAAATCTTGTACCGCACCGTTTACACAATTTTACTGGCGCGATGCTCAAACACCACACCATGACCAGCACCAAATATCTATCACAATGGATTATGGAAAAAAACAAAAGTGCTTAA
- the tpiA gene encoding triose-phosphate isomerase, whose product MRIPLIIGNWKLNGRLAENATRLRAIVTAVKDINQVDIGLCLPYVYLFQAQQILNNTNVMWGAQNVSQFEQGAYTACVSAAMVADFGCQLAIVGHSERRHYSAENSAKAVMRIKRAVDAQMTPVYCIGETQAEHAAGDAKKVIQAQVMALFDSDTASLETIKSFGLAIAYEPIWAIGADQAATPALAQNRHAFIRDLLAKQDAAFAAKTRIIYGGSVTPDNAKALFEMPDIDGGLIGRASLNPHTFAAICAAADNHQIAH is encoded by the coding sequence ATGCGAATACCTTTAATCATTGGTAACTGGAAGTTGAATGGTCGTTTAGCGGAGAATGCCACTCGTCTACGGGCTATCGTTACAGCTGTAAAAGACATCAATCAGGTCGATATTGGACTCTGTTTACCTTATGTGTATTTATTCCAAGCGCAACAAATACTAAACAATACTAACGTGATGTGGGGTGCGCAGAATGTGAGTCAATTTGAGCAGGGTGCTTATACTGCTTGTGTGTCAGCAGCGATGGTGGCGGATTTTGGTTGTCAGCTAGCGATTGTTGGACATTCTGAACGGCGGCATTACAGTGCGGAAAATTCAGCAAAAGCAGTGATGAGAATTAAAAGAGCAGTCGATGCACAGATGACACCGGTTTATTGTATCGGTGAAACGCAGGCGGAGCATGCGGCAGGCGATGCAAAAAAAGTAATACAAGCGCAGGTGATGGCTTTGTTTGATAGCGATACAGCAAGTCTTGAGACAATCAAATCATTTGGTTTAGCCATTGCATATGAACCCATTTGGGCGATTGGGGCAGATCAAGCGGCAACACCAGCACTCGCACAAAATAGGCATGCCTTTATTCGTGATTTATTGGCAAAGCAAGATGCAGCATTTGCAGCGAAAACACGTATTATTTATGGTGGCAGTGTTACACCAGATAACGCAAAAGCGCTGTTTGAAATGCCCGATATTGATGGCGGGTTAATTGGTCGCGCCTCATTAAACCCACATACTTTTGCAGCTATTTGCGCGGCAGCCGACAATCATCAGATTGCACATTGA
- a CDS encoding mechanosensitive ion channel, producing the protein MKIQDLQTTLHNMVAKLDTIFSQVETYSQIGLIIATYIVAYFVTRQLRRYIPFLNNNTSNNHAPTGFDVAGKLLFPVIAIVLLRMLVEFSQYIIHDSWVMQVALAIAILLLANTTINMLVRQPILILAFRWVGMPILFFHFVGILDHVIKVLDAMAIQVGDIRLSVYGFLRLFVFGSILFWLGRLSNRTGQNMIRNHESLDIKTKELLAKLYEIILIFIVVLLLLKLMGINLTALAVFGGALGVGLGFGLQAIASNFISGVIIILDKSITVGDHVELEDGKSGLVTQLNMRSTTLETFDGKDIVVPNEKFITCTFTNWTHKNKKQRYRVDFSVSYKTDVRSMVELIKTAVAKHPQVLSGEGYPIEEQPDCEIDHFGDNGIHMFVEFWMEGIDDGKNRVGGDLYLIILETLQQHHIEIPFPQRDVRIIDADNQQQN; encoded by the coding sequence ATGAAAATTCAAGATTTACAGACTACCTTGCATAATATGGTAGCGAAATTAGACACTATTTTCTCGCAGGTGGAAACCTACAGCCAAATTGGACTGATTATTGCAACTTATATTGTTGCCTATTTCGTGACCCGTCAATTGCGGCGTTATATTCCTTTTTTAAATAACAATACATCAAACAATCATGCGCCAACCGGCTTTGATGTGGCTGGTAAGTTATTGTTTCCAGTGATAGCGATTGTGTTACTAAGAATGTTGGTTGAGTTCAGCCAATACATTATTCACGATAGTTGGGTGATGCAAGTGGCGTTAGCGATAGCCATTTTATTATTGGCGAACACCACAATTAATATGTTGGTAAGGCAGCCTATTTTAATACTTGCTTTCCGCTGGGTTGGCATGCCAATACTCTTCTTTCATTTTGTTGGTATTTTGGATCATGTCATTAAGGTGTTGGATGCCATGGCGATTCAGGTTGGTGATATCAGACTGTCTGTGTATGGTTTCTTACGTCTATTTGTATTTGGCTCAATATTATTTTGGTTAGGCCGATTGTCAAACAGAACTGGGCAAAATATGATTCGCAACCACGAATCATTGGATATAAAAACCAAAGAGCTACTGGCTAAGCTATATGAAATCATTCTGATTTTTATCGTTGTATTATTGCTCTTAAAATTGATGGGCATTAATTTAACTGCTTTAGCTGTTTTTGGTGGAGCCCTTGGTGTGGGGCTAGGCTTTGGTTTACAAGCCATTGCTTCTAATTTTATCTCCGGTGTGATTATCATTTTGGATAAATCAATCACGGTTGGCGACCATGTAGAATTAGAGGATGGCAAATCTGGTTTAGTTACACAGCTAAACATGCGCTCAACAACGCTAGAAACATTCGATGGTAAAGATATTGTGGTGCCGAACGAAAAGTTTATCACATGCACTTTTACCAATTGGACACATAAAAACAAAAAGCAACGTTACCGTGTTGATTTTTCAGTGTCATATAAAACCGATGTACGCAGTATGGTGGAATTGATTAAAACCGCAGTAGCAAAACATCCCCAGGTGCTGAGTGGTGAAGGCTACCCTATTGAAGAGCAACCAGATTGCGAAATTGATCACTTTGGCGATAATGGTATTCATATGTTTGTTGAGTTTTGGATGGAAGGCATTGATGATGGTAAAAATCGCGTTGGGGGTGATTTATATTTAATCATTCTCGAAACCTTGCAACAACATCATATAGAGATTCCGTTCCCACAGCGTGATGTGCGGATTATTGATGCAGACAATCAACAACAAAACTAG